One region of Micropterus dolomieu isolate WLL.071019.BEF.003 ecotype Adirondacks unplaced genomic scaffold, ASM2129224v1 scaffold_250, whole genome shotgun sequence genomic DNA includes:
- the LOC123967313 gene encoding protein FAM189A2-like, translating to MTELTMNPTTSTPGACVQDTSALIGLASPSVLLQAKPKPPQQQPPQQQPPQQQQQQQQAPALTPWRTAKIHRSNSDPVLMDLAAKVQHSSDAPLALSPQTTDSSTQTSQPTLAPHTHGHVTLRRGNDSRTPCRPRPSSMVDYQSYRHTQQLVRKILEQPATQGLAPEVQELVDSIRNVLQSDQEHMEEAVRCASYIEQVFTDSEKGSCQPKPPQLQPAGSSSHTFPRPLRRRPGLLHLQSCGDLSSSPVLRSSLWNIQETAEKWSLGRALGQVQGQGTVRIILNALTV from the exons ATGACAGAGTTGACTATGAACCCAACTACCTCTACACCAGGAGCCTGTGTTCAAG ACACGAGTGCCCTAATAGGACTGGCATCTCCAAGCGTCCTTCTGCAGGCCAAGCCCAAGCCTCCTCAGCAGCAGCCTCCTCAGCAGCAGcctcctcagcagcagcagcagcagcagcaagctcCAGCACTGACCCCCTGGAGGACAGCAAAGATCCACCGCTCCAACAGTGACCCAGTGTTGATGGACCTTGCTGCTAAAG TGCAGCACAGCAGCGACGCTCCCCTCGCACTGTCTCCTCAGACCACAGATTCTTCCACCCAGACCTCCCAGCCCACGCTGGCCCCCCACACTCATGGGCATGTCACACTGCGACGGGGCAACGACAGCAGGACGCCGTGCCGGCCTCGGCCCTCCTCCATGGTGGACTACCAGAGCTAccgacacacacagcagctggtCAGGAAAATCCTGGAGCAGCCAGCAACCCAGGGCCTGGCCCCCGAGGTCCAGGAGCTGGTGGACAGCATAAGAAATGTCCTGCAGTCAGATCAGGAGCACATGGAGGAGGCTGTACGCTGTGCTAGTTACATAGAACAG GTGTTTACTGACTCAGAGAAGGGTTCCTGCCAGCCTAAACCTCCCCAGCTGCAGCCGGCAGGCAGTTCCTCCCATACGTTCCCTCGCCCTCTTAGGAGAAGGCCTGGTCTGCTGCACCTACAGAGCTGTGGGGACCTCAGCTCCTCACCTGTGCTCCGCTCGAGTCTCTGGAACATCCAGGAAACAGCAGAAAAGTGGAGTTTAGGGCGGGCTCTAGGGCAGGTTCAAGGGCAGGGTACCGTCCGAATTATCCTGAACGCCCTCACAGTCTGA